In Plectropomus leopardus isolate mb chromosome 20, YSFRI_Pleo_2.0, whole genome shotgun sequence, one DNA window encodes the following:
- the tnfrsfa gene encoding tumor necrosis factor receptor superfamily, member a, translating to MNFDPVVGKLSVFVATLLIGLVCHAAEPPASQWSSDEYKNLTLRRHRTCVENKQYLHQGLCCLNCQAGTFVKNGCERDQDFGTCLPCEHGQTYTEHSNGMNRCLPCTHCRSDEIETAACTTTTDTRCQCRPGTFCVPDQACEVCKRCAKCKSGEEEVKKCTPFSNTECRKRDPSPTETFQAVPTPTPNSPADIVGPICIFLAVLVIVILIALAVWWFVIKQRSCEIPCSKSHCDSSEIVKIPIDESGATAEERQNNQNAGLEGEEPRPESRPLLQETQSGMTKASSPLEDEDRGLGDSLPNTTSSSQTSLSALPTAASSGNTPHQSPTAIRLPPADMDDPLQHRLVPLQGSEKSLMKSFDLFDEYLDVRIHNKFFRLIGVSDNHIRIAENGPPSDKVYELLKNWMQRQGLKADINDLLDALLSMDQRRSAESIASAALQRCYYTHADTP from the exons ATGAACTTCGATCCAGTTGTCGGCAAACTTTCT GTTTTTGTGGCAACGCTCCTCATCGGGCTGGTTTGTCACGCAGCAGAACCTCCAGCATCTCAGTGGTCCAGCGACGAATACAAAAACCTCACCCTGCGACGACACAGAACATGTGTCGAAAACAAGCAGTACCTCCACCAGGGACTCTGCTGCCTCAACTGCCAGGCTG GAACCTTTGTGAAGAACGGCTGTGAAAGAGACCAAGATTTTGGGACCTGTCTTCCCTGTGAGCATGGACAGACCTACACAGAGCACTCCAACGGGATGAACCGCTGTTTGCCCTGTACACACTGCCGATCAG ATGAGATTGAAACTGCAGCCTGCACGACGACTACAGACACCAGGTGTCAGTGCAGACCAGGTACCTTCTGCGTCCCCGATCAGGCCTGCGAAGTCTGCAAGCGTTGTGCCAA GTGTAAatcaggggaggaggaggtgaagaagtgCACCCCCTTTTCTAACACAGAGTGTCGAAAACGGGATCCGTCCCCGACTGAAACCTTCCAAGCCGTCCCTACTCCCACCCCTAACTCCCCAGCAGACATTG TTGGTCCTATATGCATTTTCCTGGCCGTCCTCGTTATCGTCATTCTTATTGCACTGGCCGTGTGGTGGTTTGTAATCAAGCAGCGTTCATGTGAAATACCAT GTTCAAAGAGCCACTGTGATTCCAGTGAAATTGTGAAGATTCCTATT GACGAGAGTGGGgccacagcagaggagagacaaAATAATCAGAACGCCGGTCTAGAAGGGGAAGAGCCCCGCCCGGAGTCACGGCCCCTCCTGCAGGAGACACAATCTGGGATGACCAAGGCCTCCTCTCCCCTCGAAGATGAAGACAGAGGACTTGGAGACAGTTTGCCCAATACCACGAGTTCGTCTCAAACGAGCCTGTCAGCCCTGCCCACGGCGGCTTCCTCTGGTAACACCCCACACCAGAGCCCCACCGCCATCAGACTGCCCCCTGCAGACATG GATGATCCTCTGCAACATCGATTGGTTCCACTACAAG GATCAGAAAAATCACTAATGAAGAGCTTTGATTTGTTCGATGAGTACCTGGATGTGCGGATCCATAACAAGTTCTTCAGACTGATTGGAGTCAGCGATAACCACATTCGGATTGCGGAGAACGGTCCCCCCAGCGACAAAGTGTATGAACTGCTGAAGAACTGGATGCAGAGGCAGGGACTAAAAGCCGACATCAACGACCTGTTGGACGCTTTGCTAAGTATGGACCAGCGGCGCTCAGCTGAGAGCATCGCCTCTGCAGCGCTGCAGAGATGCTACTACACGCACGCAGACACGCCCTGA